The following coding sequences are from one Seonamhaeicola sp. ML3 window:
- a CDS encoding heavy-metal-associated domain-containing protein, protein MKHTYNIQGMTCGNCKASVEKYLSEVNNVTDVSVNLERGEAEITMSSHIDTNVFQKALPEKYLLTEKNVFTSVEPSSHEIEQEKSKLQQLKPLLLIIFYIVSASILLHYKNWSWDSFMLDFMGLFYIVFSFFKMLDLKGFPESFRMYDPLAKKVPAYGKVYPFIETGLGLMFLMRFEVNIALIITLIVLGITTIGVTKTLLDKKSIRCACLGTALKLPMTEATFIENAIMIVMAVLMLLNIF, encoded by the coding sequence ATGAAACATACATATAATATACAAGGCATGACTTGTGGAAACTGTAAAGCTTCTGTTGAGAAGTATTTAAGTGAAGTAAATAATGTAACGGATGTTTCTGTGAACCTTGAAAGAGGAGAAGCAGAAATAACAATGAGCAGTCATATAGATACTAACGTATTTCAAAAAGCCTTACCAGAAAAATATTTACTCACAGAGAAAAATGTATTTACTTCAGTAGAACCTTCAAGCCATGAAATAGAACAAGAAAAGAGCAAATTACAACAATTAAAACCGTTATTACTTATTATCTTTTATATCGTATCAGCAAGTATTTTGCTACACTATAAAAACTGGTCTTGGGATTCTTTTATGCTTGACTTTATGGGATTGTTCTATATCGTATTTAGTTTCTTTAAAATGCTCGATTTAAAAGGTTTTCCAGAATCGTTTAGAATGTATGACCCATTAGCTAAGAAAGTACCTGCTTATGGCAAAGTTTATCCTTTTATAGAAACAGGATTAGGTCTGATGTTCTTAATGCGATTTGAAGTGAATATTGCTTTAATTATCACACTTATTGTTTTAGGAATAACAACTATTGGAGTTACTAAAACTTTATTGGATAAAAAATCTATCAGATGTGCTTGTTTAGGAACAGCACTAAAACTGCCCATGACAGAAGCTACATTTATTGAGAATGCTATTATGATTGTAATGGCTGTACTAATGTTATTAAACATATTTTAA